DNA sequence from the Thermococcus gammatolerans EJ3 genome:
CGAGGTAGTTCGCGTAGTGGGGCTTTATTGAAACCGCACTGCCTGCAACGTAGATTCCCTCGCGGATTCTGTGGTTCGAGTCAATTACGGGCCTGTAGTAACCGCGCTTGAAGTAAAGCCTTCCCCCCGCCTGGGTTATGGGGTTTATATCGGGCCTCCTGCCGTCGGACATGATGACGGCATCAACGTCGTAAACGATACCGTTTGCATCTATGAGCCTCTCGACCTTCTCGTTCCCTTCAACGCGCTTCGGGTTGGGCACGACGACGTACTCAATCCCCCAGCGGTCGAGCTCGGCCGTTATCTCCTCGGGAAACGCTCCAACGACGGCAACCTTCCTTCCAGGAGCCACTCCCCAGACGTTCATAACCTCGAGCGCGTCGCTCCTCCTGAAGACGCCGGGGTAGTCGTTGTTCTCGAAGAGCATGATGTTGTCAACCGCTCCGGTAGCTAAAACCACGCGCTTGGCGAGAATTTCAATCAGCTGGTCACCCCTCACTATCGGCACGAGGAAGTATTCACCCTTGTCAAAAACTCCAATGGCGACGCTCTTCAGGAAGACGCGGGTGTTCTCAGGCAAATCAGAGAGCTCATTCAGGGCCTCTTTGGGGTCTCCAAAGCCCTCCTGCTCGACGCCCTTGAGCTTTAAGTCCCCACCGAGCCAGCCCCTCTCCTCGATTATCGCTGTCGTAAGCCTTCCGCCGATTTCCTTGACGACGCCGAGACCAGCCGGACCGGCGCCGATAACGGCCACGTCAACCACGTACTGAAGAACGGGCTTACCTTCATCAATTTCCACGTTCTCCTGGAAATCGTCGTAGCCTTGCCTTTCGAGCCTCATACCGTCCTTTACAGCGGTTTTCCTCGCGTTGACGTTCTTGACGCCGTTGACGACCATCGGGACGGGGCCAAAGGTGAAGGCACCTCTCCTTCTTCCCCCCGTGCTCGTCGTGAGCCAGTATATGCCGTTCGCGAGCAGGGCAACGGTAACTTTCTCTCCCTCGTATGCCTCAAGGGGTTGCCCCTCAAAGTAAATCGTGACTCTCTTAGAAGGGTCCTTTTCAGTTAGGTCGAGCGGTCTCATGCTCCCACCCCGAAAATTTTCCGGTCGCGTTCGACCTTATACACCAATGCTTATAAACGTTAGGTTGTCCAAAAATGGTTAAAAAAGGAATCAGGCGAGACCGCGCTCGATGAGGAAGTCGGCGACGTTCTCGACCTGGCTCTTGGCCCTGGTCTCGGTGATGCTTTTCTTTCCGGTCTCGATGGGAACCTTCCTGAAGAGCTCCTCGTGGAGCTTGACGATGTCTTCCGGCGGCTTCGTGAAGAGGCTGACGACGATTATGATGAACAGGGTAATGAAGAAGTTGATGAAGAACACCGGAACGCCGTTGAACCATGAGCCGATTGTTCCGAAAATTCCTGGGGCATCCGGGTTGAAGGCCCAGCCGTAGACCTTGGCCTCAAGAATGACTTCGCTGACAAGGCCGTAGGCCATGCCGACGATTGCGCCTTCTTTGGTGACGCGCTTCCACCAGAGGCTCAGCACGAGAATCGGGCCGAAGCCGACTGCGAGACCGCCCCAAGCGGTTGCGACCATCTGGTAGATGACCTTAGGCCCAGTCAACGCGAACCAGAGGCCAACGAGGGCGACAACTGCAACGACAACCCTCGATATGTTGACCATCTGTTTCTTGCCGACCTCTTTGCCGAGAACCTTGTGGTAGAAGTCCCTCGCTATGGCGGAGGAAGCGACGAGAAGCTGTGAGTCGGCGGTGCTCATCACTGCCGAAATTATACCTGCTATGACGAAGCCAGCTAACCAGCCGGGCATGAGCTCAACGGCCATCGCGGGGATTACCTTCTCCGGGTCGCTGACATTGAGGATTCCAGCCTGGTACATCGCGAAACCGAGGAATCCGGCGAAGAATGCACCCCAGAGGACGATTATTGTCCAGGTTCCGCTGATGAAGATTCCGGGCCTTCTGAGCTTCCTTGGATCCTCAACGCTCATGTAGCGCGTAACTATGTGTGGCTGGCCGAGGTAACCGACTATCCAAGAGGCGTAGCCGATGGCGAATATTATCGCGGCCCAGCCGGTTGCCCCTCCGAAGGGGTCGAGCTTGGTCGGGTCTGCTTGGGCTATTATCTGGGTAGCCTTGTCGAAACCACCTATTTTGGCAAGCGCAAGGAATGGGACGATTATCAGAGTCAGGAGCATGAACATTGCCTGAACGACGTCGGTCCAGACAACCGCGAAGAAGCCGCCGGTTATGACGTATGCCGTTAGGATTATCACTGTGAGGATTATTCCCGCGTTGTCACTGATCCCAAAACCCTCAGCGAACGTCTTTCCACCGGCCGTGAACTGGGCGGCAACGTAGGCGGTCATGAATATGAGGATTATCAGCGCGCTGAGAATTCTTATCAGCTTGGTGTTGTCTTTGAGCCTTGCCTCAAGGTAGTCCGGAACTGTTATCGCCCTGAACTTACCGGCGTAGATTCTCAGCCTCGGGCCGATTAGAACGTAGTCCGCGAGCGTTCCAAAGAGACAGCCCACCGCAGCCCAAAAGGCACCGAGACCGGCTTTGAAGGCGCTTCCAGGATAACCGAGCATCAGCCAGCCACTGAAGTCGCTCGCCTTATCGGAGAGTGTAGCGGCCAGGACATGAACCTTTCTTCCGCCCACGAAGTACTGGTCCTCGGTCTTGGTGTACTTGTTGGCCCACCAGCCGATGTAGGCCAGCAACGCGAGGTAGAATAAGAAGCCGATCAGTATCCCTGTGTTCATGCCGCTCCCTCCTGCTGTTTAATTAGGTCTTCGTCGTATGCTAAAATGTCGTCGTCAACGTAGTACTCCTCGCCGGTTATTCTGTCCCAAAAACCATAGAGGAGCATCGTTGCTATTCCCAAAAGGGTTGGAACCAGTAGCAATGCCCATCCACCGGCACTGAGCCCCATATTGAACCCTCCTGCATATATATGCTGGCCAATGGCCAGCACTGTATATTATTGCCAAAAAGTTATAAACCTACCGTTCAAAACTATATGTTGAATAGTTTGGGAAAATTTGGGAAGCTGAATTAGTACAAACCGTTACGGTGTTGAGCATGAACCGGGTAAAAGTCATGCGCCCTATATTCCGTCCTGAGATAGAATCAGGCTTCGTTTTGTATCCATACAGGATATACCACCTCAGGCTCTACTACAAGAGGTTGGGAATGAGGGATAAGGTCTTC
Encoded proteins:
- a CDS encoding FAD-dependent oxidoreductase, translated to MRPLDLTEKDPSKRVTIYFEGQPLEAYEGEKVTVALLANGIYWLTTSTGGRRRGAFTFGPVPMVVNGVKNVNARKTAVKDGMRLERQGYDDFQENVEIDEGKPVLQYVVDVAVIGAGPAGLGVVKEIGGRLTTAIIEERGWLGGDLKLKGVEQEGFGDPKEALNELSDLPENTRVFLKSVAIGVFDKGEYFLVPIVRGDQLIEILAKRVVLATGAVDNIMLFENNDYPGVFRRSDALEVMNVWGVAPGRKVAVVGAFPEEITAELDRWGIEYVVVPNPKRVEGNEKVERLIDANGIVYDVDAVIMSDGRRPDINPITQAGGRLYFKRGYYRPVIDSNHRIREGIYVAGSAVSIKPHYANYLEGRLVGAYILREFGFEAEPCVYEERLKNYEPIAVPVHRLPLDEFNSQDVHICGCDVTLRKVDDVVKSGITDLQIIKRLTHLAMGFCQGRFCLFNGAVVVSQRTGTPMDKLDIPVARPPIKNVKMKVPARRD
- a CDS encoding sodium/proline symporter, whose amino-acid sequence is MNTGILIGFLFYLALLAYIGWWANKYTKTEDQYFVGGRKVHVLAATLSDKASDFSGWLMLGYPGSAFKAGLGAFWAAVGCLFGTLADYVLIGPRLRIYAGKFRAITVPDYLEARLKDNTKLIRILSALIILIFMTAYVAAQFTAGGKTFAEGFGISDNAGIILTVIILTAYVITGGFFAVVWTDVVQAMFMLLTLIIVPFLALAKIGGFDKATQIIAQADPTKLDPFGGATGWAAIIFAIGYASWIVGYLGQPHIVTRYMSVEDPRKLRRPGIFISGTWTIIVLWGAFFAGFLGFAMYQAGILNVSDPEKVIPAMAVELMPGWLAGFVIAGIISAVMSTADSQLLVASSAIARDFYHKVLGKEVGKKQMVNISRVVVAVVALVGLWFALTGPKVIYQMVATAWGGLAVGFGPILVLSLWWKRVTKEGAIVGMAYGLVSEVILEAKVYGWAFNPDAPGIFGTIGSWFNGVPVFFINFFITLFIIIVVSLFTKPPEDIVKLHEELFRKVPIETGKKSITETRAKSQVENVADFLIERGLA